TGTGTCGATCATCATCGGTCTCGCTGCCATCGGTACTGCTCTGGGCTTCGCTATCCTCGGCGGCAAGTTCCTCGAGTCCTCCGCTCGCCAACCGGAAATGATCCCGGTCCTGCAAACCAAGCTGTTCATCATCGCCGGTCTGCTTGATGCCATCTCGATGATCGGTGTTGGTGTTGCCCTGCTGTTCACCTTTGCAAACCCGTTCCTCGCTGCCCTCGGTTAATCGTCGGTTTAAGAGCAAACCCTTAAACCTGGAGGACTAGTTCGTGGAATTCAATGCATCCCTCATCGGGCAGGCGATTACGTTCGCCATCCTGGTGTGGTTCACCATGAAGTTTGTCTGGCCTCCGCTGACCCGGATGATGGATGAGCGCGCCGCGCGCATCGCCGACGGCTTGGCAGCGGCAGACCGCGCCAAGCAGGACCTCGCCAATGCCGAAAAGGCATCGGCCGACCGTCTGCGCGAAGCCAAGCAACAGGCCGCCGAACTCATCGCCCAAGCCGAGAAGCGTGCTGCCCAGATCGTCGAGGAAGCCAAGGTCCAGGCCAAGGTGGAAGGCGACCGTCTGGTCAAGGGCGCGCAGTCCGAGATCGAGCAACAGGTTCAAAGCGCCCGCGAAACGCTGCGTCAGCAAGTGGCTGACCTCGCTGTCGCCGGTGCCGAGAAGATCCTGAAGCAAGAGATCGACGCGGCTCGTCACGCCACTCTGTTGGCATCCATCAAAGCGGAACTGTAAGACAGTCATGGCAGAACTCATCACCGTCGCAAGACCCTATGCCGAGGCCGTCTTTCGTCTGGCGAAGCAGGAAGGCAAGCTCGGGCCGTGGTCCGAAGCCCTTGCCAACCTGGCCGTGATTGCGGGTGACCAGACCGCACAGGACGTGGTGGCCAATCCCAAGTATTCGGCTCAACAGGTAGAAGCGCTGCTCGTCAGCCTGCTCGGCGGCAACGTCGACGCTGAAGTGAAGAACTTCCTCGCCGTGGTGCTGGAAAACCGCCGTTTCACCGCGCTGCCGGAAATCGCCAACGAGTTCGAGTCGCTGAAGGCGTCCGAAGAAGGCGAAGTG
This region of Chitinolyticbacter meiyuanensis genomic DNA includes:
- the atpE gene encoding F0F1 ATP synthase subunit C — its product is MAAPELIAGIQSSTVIAVSIIIGLAAIGTALGFAILGGKFLESSARQPEMIPVLQTKLFIIAGLLDAISMIGVGVALLFTFANPFLAALG
- a CDS encoding F0F1 ATP synthase subunit B is translated as MEFNASLIGQAITFAILVWFTMKFVWPPLTRMMDERAARIADGLAAADRAKQDLANAEKASADRLREAKQQAAELIAQAEKRAAQIVEEAKVQAKVEGDRLVKGAQSEIEQQVQSARETLRQQVADLAVAGAEKILKQEIDAARHATLLASIKAEL
- a CDS encoding F0F1 ATP synthase subunit delta; translated protein: MAELITVARPYAEAVFRLAKQEGKLGPWSEALANLAVIAGDQTAQDVVANPKYSAQQVEALLVSLLGGNVDAEVKNFLAVVLENRRFTALPEIANEFESLKASEEGEVKAEITSAFPLSEAQVAELTATLSADLKRRVEAEVTVAPELIGGVTVKVGDLVIDASVRGKLTALATSLKS